Within Triticum dicoccoides isolate Atlit2015 ecotype Zavitan chromosome 1B, WEW_v2.0, whole genome shotgun sequence, the genomic segment AGTATATCAAGTACAAACTTAGTCGCACACAACTGGAACTCTTCTCTCATTTGTGTGTGAACATCTACCACTCTTGGACGGTTCCAGATGATTTGGAGCGGTTGTCATCTCCAAAGGGGATTAAACATGTCCCATCACACACAATCATCACGCTAACGATGTAGTCAAGGATCCCTATACTTCTGCTCGTGGTGGGTCATTTTGTTACATGTTCTCTCTGTTTAGGTATCCTATTAGCGACATCATGGAGACATAATTAGAGGATAATGAGTCCCTCGGGTCGATCTTCTCCCGGCGGCGTCTTCGTCGGCGTGGCGTGTGGCGAGCGCGGGTGTGTTTTTGTTGGTCTCATTTACTGGATATTGCGGGTTTATGAACTTTTGATATAGTCTAAAATCTCATCAATTATGCGCTTGCATTTGATCATTTGATATTAATATGCTTACTTATTAGTATCTACATTTTTTTAAAGAATTGTATTTGTTTATCAAAAGCACACTTTTTGTGAGGAAATGCATGTTTAAAGATTCCTTTTTTTGGCATATTTATATTAAGAATGTTCAAATTTAGTTCCTTACTTCATTTCTTAATTAATTCCTTActctaaatatatatatatatatatatatatatatatttactgaGTTCCACTGCTTCCTCGAGGTATTGGGCTATGTTTGGAGGTTTAAATAAAAAAAAATTCGGCAAGAGCGGCCCCATTCCAGCATTCACACTGGCCCATAAAGCTTGGCTGGGCTCATTAGCACTCACTTTCACACGGTCCCGTTCCGGCAAGCCACACGCCACGCTCCCCACCCACTCCCGCACGACGGCAGCAGCAGGAGCGGCGCCTACCCACCAGCGCGGCGCCGACCGGCGAATCGACCCTCGGCCCCGGCGAGGTCTCTCAGGTaccctcctcttccttctcccctcaCCTTCCCCCGTCCCCTTTTGCTCGCTCAGGCCTTCTCCTCACCTGCCCCCGCCATGTCCGCTGGCTATGCACGCCAGGTGTTCGACGCATTGCCTGACGCGCTTGTGACTGGTTGCGATGTTCGAAATACCATAGCTTTCGATGATGTTGTTGCTTCTTTGCAGGACTGATGGAAGCAGACAAGAAACCACACTCGCAACCACAGCAGTCGTGGTCGGACCTCCCGCTGGAAATGGCCGGCCAGGTGCTCAGCCTGCTCCCGGCGTACGCCGACCGTGCCCGCTTCGCCGCAGTGTGCCCCCAGTGGCGTGCGGCTGCGAGGCAGCTCCAGCCCCCGCCACTTCCGCTGATCTCGCTGCCGGATGGCACCTTTTACAGCCTCATGTACGACAAGCCCTTCCGCTTCCCTGACTGTGGCTTCCAAGGGTACAAGAATGTCTGTGGCAGCTGGCTCGTCTTCTCACGTGCCCACGGGTGCTtcctggtagaccccttctccagggCCACCGTGGCGCTCCCTGCTCTCTCCAGCGTCCGACTCCGGCCTCCAAATGCTGTCGCTAAATGGTCAGAGTACGGAGGTCCAAAGTTTGCTGACCCCTACATCACATGGATGCATATCAATGACTCAGAGGAGCTGCGCATAAGTAAGCTAATCATGTGCTCACCACATCTCGTTGCTGCACTTGTTGGCATTGGGCACACCAGTCAGATTCTAATGTGCCAGCCAGGGGCCTTGTCGTGGTCAGTACGTGCTTACGACCAGTGCAAGGATTTTGAAGACATGTCATTCTACCAGGGCAAGCTGTATGCCATTGCCAAGGACGAGAACCTCCTTGTGGTGAACATCAGCGAAGACCATAGCACCGGCGATCCACAGGTTTCTTGGATTGGACAGGCCATCAGGGGTGATTCTCCTCCATGGTATTCATGTGTGTTTGACGACAACAGTATGGCCTTAAAGAAGCTCTACCTGGTTGAATCGCGTGGGATGTTGCTGATGGTACGCAGGACGATTTGGTGTCAGTTTCCTGAACCTGGAGAAGGCAATGAAGTTATTGCTGGAAAGAACGAGTTTGAGGTTTTCCAGGCTGACTTTCAGCGTTCACGGTGGGTCAAGGTGTCGACCGTGGGGGACGACCAAGTGCTGTTTGTGGGGCGAAAGTGCTCGAGGTCCATGTCCGTGTCGCAGTACGGGTTGCCGGGCGATCGCATCTTCTTCttggatgatgatgaggataatcgcATAGAGTATGCCTATGAGGAGGAGAATACTTCTTTCGGCGTCTATTCCATGAGATCCCGCAGCATCCGTTCCGGTGATCCAAATATTTCCTGGAAGCGGTGCGCTGAGATGTATCTGGCAGCATGGCTCTTCCCTCAGGACCGCTGAGAGGTTCTTATATTGTTAGCCCGTTATTGCTATGCAAGCTGCTCCCAGGTTATCTGACCATGCTATTGATGTTGTCGTTATGCTGTTATTCTGCAAGCTGTGTTGTTTGGCTTCCCTACCTAGTACGTAGAAATTATCTGAACTTTGTTACTTTGTTAAGTGCCGTGTTCCATCAGTGCTTGCCTGAACTTATTGTGGTGGTCACTACTACTCTACTAGCGCTATGAAAGCTGCTAGCATCCAGCTACTGTGGGTTGTTATGCCTATGAATGATCTTAAAACTGTGCCGCTGCATTGGTAGAAATTATCTGAACTTATTGTGGTGGCCACTACTAGCTGTACTATGAAAGCGGTGCGTGCAGCTACCGTGGATTGTTGTGCTAGAAATTATCTGAACTTATCTTTAAGACTGCCACTGCTCATGTCTGTTATCTTTGGCATGGCGGTCTCTTCTTCCTTTTTATGAGAATGTCATGTCATGGCATGGTCTTTGTTGTCACCATGTATTAAGTAAGTAACTCTGGAAGTTTGGTTGTTTCATTGTGTGATCAACCCAGGAAAATGAAAAATATTGCAGAAAAGAAATTATCATCTCCATTGGAGATTAAGTTCGTCCCCTCTCCCCCGATCGCTGCTCTCGCGTTGGTGGCAGGTGTCCCTACTCCCTAGTTCAGGTTCCGGTCCCGAGGGAAGAGCCAGAAAGTGTATCTTCTCGTTTACACGATCATTAGTTACTTGTTTGGGTTTGTAAAAGGAATGGAAGCGCTGCGATGAGATGCGTCTGGCAGCATGGCTCTTCCCACAGGACCGTTGAGAGGTTGTTATACTGCTAGGCCGGCCCCCTATCCAAGCTGCTCCCTTCAGGTTATCTGACCGTGCTATAGATGTTGTTGTTCATGGTTTGGTTGTCTTACCATGCTATAGATGTTGTCGTTCTGTGGTTATTCTGCAAGCCGGGAATGCGTTGGTATAAATATGTCAACTTGGTTACTCTGTTTAAGTGGAGTGCATCAGTACATGTCTGAACTTGGTATACTATAAGTAGAAGCTAGTAGCTGTTACCTGCACCGGTTTGCAGCTACCGTGGGTCTATGAATGATCTTAAAACCGTGTCACTACTTATCTGTCTATTATCTTTACTGTCACCCTGTTGCAAGTAGCTAGCTCTTGAACGTCAGGTTGTTTCATGCTCAAGTTGCGTTCCTCTTTTGCAGCTGTATTTCTTGTGTGGTTTGACTGAATTTGGAGGCTCAGGCTTTGTTTCAGAGAAAAAGAAGCGGCCAAGAAAGGTGACATGCAAACTAGTAAGACACAGGGAGGCAAAGTACCGAGATATTAATTTGAATTTATATCCTGAACCGAGGCAAAAAAAAAATGCAGAGAAAAAAAAAGGTATTTTGCAGTTCTGAGCtagcttttttttttgagaagaaCATGCTTTACTTTATTGATCAATAGAGCGAATTACAGGAATAATAGAAGTATCATGAGGGTATAACAGCCATACATGGCGACCCTCCCCTAAATGTAAAGCATGTCGAGCTAAGCCATGAGCCTCCTTATTAGAGAGACGTCTCTCATGGACGAAAGAACAAGACTGAAACTCCCTACTCGAGTCGATGATCTCCTCCACGATTGGAGCAATTGTACCCATAGTGCCAGTATGTATGTCCTTGACCACCGAAAGGCAATCCGAAGCTACCTTCAAATGAGTAAGTGCAAGGTCCCTGGCTAAAGCAATAGCCTCGCGGCATGCCAAAGCTTCCAGTATGTTCGGGTCGGTCATGCCATGGAATACCACCGCTGCTGACCCAGCAAATGCTCCTGATTGATCCCAACAGACCGCACTTATAGCCCCAACAGGAGGTTGTTTACAAATAGCAGCATCGACATTTACCTTGTGATGACCCGCCGGTGTGGAAAATGAAACATATTGCAGGAAAAAAAAGTGTTATGCAGTTCTGAGCTAGCTGTCCCCACACAGAGTGTGCTTGGTTTTTAAATCAACAGGCCGCACGCGCGACAACGGCCCAGCTAGCTCCACCAGAGTCCGGTTCTGAGCTAGCTGCCCCACACAGGGTGTGCTTGGGTTGATTAAACGGCCGGCCGCGCAAATTCGGCCCAGCTAGCTCCACTGCAAAGCTCCCGCCATTTTGAGCTCGGCGAGACAAAGGCTTAGCCGGTCGCTATTTACGCTGGCCTGTAACGCTgaaaactagcgaggtgggaccaaATAAGTCGCCTTCGCATACAACCAACAATCTCAGCCCGCATCTTCGCACCACCGAGGTGACAAGCCATGTCTAAGCTCTATCACATAGTATAACCGATCTCGCCCGCGtcgaaaaaaaagaaaaccaagGCGTCGACCCTACGGTTTGTGCTCGCGGCCGAGGTGGTCGGTGGTCCGCGGCGGGTCTGCAGCCGGAGCCAGGCGCCGCACGTAGTCTCGGCGGAGCAGATTTGTTTGGTTCTTGTGTGGTTCGACCGATGTTGGAGGCTCAGTTATCAGCGCAGTTTTTTTAGGGCAAAGCAAAGCTTTATAACTTAACGGTGTACGGGCAAATCACCCGAAACACAAACAACCACGACGGGTGGTACATGAGAGTCCCACTCGATACAGTCGTTTGGGCAACATGAGCGACCGAGTTTTGCTAGTTCATGCGCTACGTATTCGTACTACGACGACATGCATTTATGGACTGTTCAGAGAACCACATCTTAAGCTGGGACTTGATGTCCTCGATGATGGCCGCATGCGATGAAGAGACCGCCTTTGTGAAGTCGAGCGCTTCTTGGAGTAGTTTCGAGTCCGTTTAAAAGATCGCTCTGAGCGCACCCACATCGACAGCCATTGAGATCGCTTGGGACATGGCTATTACTTGTGCAGCAAAAGGATCGGCGGTGTGCTCTGTGCGCGCAGCTCGAGCCAGTAACACCTCTCCCGTATGATCTCTGATCACCACTCCCCACATCACAAAGGACTCGCCCGGAGTGAAAGCACCATCCAGGTTGATTTTTACTCTATCCTGTGGCGGTGGTTGCCACTTGCATTCTGAAGGAGGTTTTGTTTTCGTGGTGAACAGTTGGAAATACTCCAATGTGTTGCTCAGGGTGCGCCGGGTTAGCTCTGACACATGGACAGGTAGTCTCCCTCTCTGACCTTATTCCTGTTATTCCACCGGTGCCACCAGAAGGTAAGGACTTGCACTCGCGTTTTTTCATCTAGGTCCCATAGGTAATCCTGCATTGCATGCACGGACGTGATCTGCTCTAACTCGGATCTGATTCGTTCCAGTTGCATGGCCCTCCAAGCTTCCTTCACGGATTTACACTTGACAAACAGATGAGCTCCATCCTCGTCCGCTAGACCACCGAAGAGGCATTTTGTGGACTCCTGACTCCCCGCCGAACCAGATTTGTGCGTAACGCCGGGGACTCGTGTTTGATTCTCCAAGTGAACATCTGAACAGCCCAAGTTTTTTTTTTGCGGATTTCTTGACTTGACGTCTTGACCCTGTCCGCGGCTTTACCGATGGGATCGAAGGGGACACGACTAAATTGAACCTGACAAAGCCATGTCTTCCAGGCCGTGGATTAACCATGGACTGGAAACACGCAGGACATGCTCCAAGTTAAATCGAAAGCCATTTAGAAACCGCGTAATACAAAGATCGATATGCACTAGAAGTAGGTTGCAGTAGTAGCAGTATGATATTCTTGTTTTTAATCCAGTACTACCTTTATctcttaatataagatgtttttgtagTTAAATTAAACTGCAAAAAGTCTTATATTAAAGGATAGATGTGGTTCTTATTTGGCCATGTTTTCAGATGTGCGCTTGGAGGCCATGCATGACATCTACGCATGCATGTGGTGGTTAGCAGTTGAAGCTAACTCCATCACCCTGGTTTATTTTGGCATGATAATGCATGgctatttttttttttttgagaacaaACAACGGAAAGTTGCTTCTCTTTTTCATTAAGATAGAAGGAGAAATTAATTTACAGGTTTTAGGTGAAAACGAACACCCTCTTGATCACCAGGTAAAGAAACAcccacaccaccaaccgtctaaaaGGGATGCCCTACTTCTCATTAAACCCTGCCTCACTGCGCCTTGCATGCAAGGGGCCATCGGCTATGCTCATTCACTCTCCCTTAGCTACCACTCTTTGCACCCGCACCACTTTGCCCTCTAAAACCCTAGAGTTTATCAAGCCATACACTGTGTGAAGCTCCAAAATCAAAATTGTAGAGATCCTTCATTCTTGATGCGCGGGATCCTTTCCTCCATTGAGCACCACACCGTTCAGAACGTGATCGTCCGCTCTAGGTATAAGCCTTGTAAGGGCATCTGCAATACTGACCCTTAAAACAAACATTGTATCCGTCCGCGGACGCATACAGACGGGTCTGCGGATAGTGATATGGGAACCGACCATCTAACCATGTCACCATACATTTCAAAATGCATTTGAACAAACTGGAAGAAATACATGCAAATCAGATGATTTTTATCTAAACTGAAGCATATGCATTAGATTTTTAGCACATTTCATTAAACAAAAGCAATCAGACCTAAACCTAGTCTAAATCTACGTGGCGGCCATCCTTCAAGTCCTTGTTGTTCCCCTCTGTGTCGATGTCGGGCGGCCGTGTCCATGTCAGGCAGAGATGAGATccatgaagtgaaggtgcagtcGCCTGTGAGGAAGAATAGGAGATGGGCCACAGACCAGCACACTTCAGACtcgaggccccgccgccgcccatgCACTACTCCTTCTCGTCAGAGTCCACGACCTATCCGCCGCTAGTGGACGTGAGGTCGATGATGGACATGGACGCGTCGGCCTCGTTGTCGTAGCGGCGCCAACAAAGCACATTTGGCGGCACGGATGATGTGCAGCTACCGGCGTTCTCGCCCGCGATCGCCACCACCGTCAACACCGCGACCGCATTGCAGGCGGTGCGAACACGCGCCGCCTCTTACAATGCCTGGTGATCAAAGACGAAGTTAGGCTTCTCCGCGGCCATGGACTCCATGGCCTCCTTGCTCGCGAGCTCGCATAGATCTGGTCCTCTATCAGCCGGTGCTGCTCAAGGAGGGAGGGGTTGTACTGATGCTCCTCCTATGACTGTCAGAACACTAACAACGGTTGTGGCTCTGGATGCTCCTCCTCCATGGCGGCATTGAAGTGCACCTACTCCATGGTCAAGCCGGCATGGAGCGGCACAGGCAGGACCACCGACTCGTTGGAggaggttgttggggaacgtagcagaaattcaaaattttcctatgtgtcaccaagatctatctatggagaaactagcaacgaggggaaggagagtgcatctacatacccttgtagatcgctaagcggaagcgctcgagagaacggggttgaaggagtcgtactcgtcgtgatccaaatcaccggagatcctagtgccgaacggacgcacctccgcgttcaacacacgtacagcccggtgacgtctcccatgccttgatccagcaaggtgagagggagaggttgaggaatactccatccagcagcagcacaatggcgtggtggtgatggaggagcgtggtagtccagcagggcttcgccaagcaccgcgagatatgaggagaaagagagatagggctgcgccaacaggagaagaaactcatgtgttgggctgctcctatgcctccactatatatagggggagagggggctgcgcccccacctaggtttccacccctaggggcggcggccagccctagatcccatctaggggggcggccaaggggtggagatggggaaacttgccccccaagcaaggtggggcgccccctccccaaaccctaggcgccttgggcccttgtggggagggcgggggggcgcaccagcccacctggggctggtcccctcccacacttggcccatgcatccctccggggccggtggtcccacttggtggacccccgggaccctcccggtggttccggtacgttaccgataaaacccaaaacttttccggtgaccaaaacaggacttcccatatataaatctttacctccggaccattccggaactcctcatgacgtccgggatctcatccgggactccgaacaacattcggtaaccacatacaaacttcctttataaccctagcatcatcgaaccttaagtgtgtagaccctacgggttcgggagacatgtagacatgaccgagatgttctccggtcaataaccaacagcgggatctggatacccatgttggctcccacatgttccacgatgatctcatcggatgaaccacgatgtcaaggactcaatcgatcccgtatacaattccctttgtctagcggtattgtacttgcccgagattcgatcgtcggtatcccgataccttgttcaatctcgttaccagcaagtctctttactcgttccgtaacacatcatcccgtgatcaaccccttggtcacattgtgcacattatgataatgtcctaccgagtgggcccagagatacctctccgtttacatggagtgacaaatcccagtctcgattcgtgccaacccaacagacactttcggagatacctgtagtgcacctttatagccacccagttacgttgtgacgtttggtacacccaaagcattcctacggtatccgggagttgcacaatctcatggtctaaggaaaagatacttgacattagaaaagctttagcatacgaactacgatctttgtgctaggcttaggattgggtcttgtccatcacatcattctccaaatgatgtgatccccttatcaatgacatccaatgtccatggtcaggaaaccgtaaccatctgttgatcaacgagctagtcaactagaggcttactagggacatggtgttgtttatgtacccacacatgtatctgagtttcctatcaatacaattatagcatgggtaataaacgattatcctgaacatggaaatataataataataactaatttatcattgcctctagggcatatttccaacagtctcccacttgtactagagtcaataatctagttcacatcgccatgtgattaaaacagacaggtcacatcgccatgtgaccaacatccaaagagtttactagtgtctaaactagttcacatcaccatgtgattaagtctcaatgtgttctggggtttgatcatgttttgcttgtgagagaggttttagtcaacgattctgcaactttcagatccgtatgtacttcgcaattctctatgtcatattgtaaatgctgcttccatactccacttgaagctattccaaatggttgctccactatacgtatccggtttgctactcagagtcattcggataggtgttaaagcttgcatcgacgtaaccctttacgccgaactctttatcacctccataatcgagaaacatttccttattcttctaaggataattttgaccgctatccaatgattcgttcctggatcattcttgtaccccttgactgactcatggcaaggcacacttctggtgtggtacatagcatagcatactatagagcctacgtctgaaacgtaggggacgaccttcgtcctttctctctcttctaccatggtcgagctttaactcttaacttcataccttactactcaggcaagaactccttctttgactgatccatcttgaacaccttcaagatcatgtcaaggtatgtgctcatttgaaagtattattaaacattttgatctatcttatagatcttgatgcttattcttcaagtagcttaatccaggtcttccattgaaaaacacttttcaaataaccctatatgctttacagaaaaaatctacatcatttctgatcaacaatatgtcaacaacatatacttatcagaaattctatagtgctcccactcacttctttggaaatacaagtttctcataaactctgtataaacccaaaatatttgaACATCTCATCAAagggtacattccaactccgagatgcttactccagtccttagaaggatcgctggagctagcatacttgttagcgtctttcaggattgtcaaaaccttctggttgtatcacatacaacctttcctcaagaaaactttcgaggaaacaatgttttgacattctatctgcaagatttcataaataatgcagtaactgctaatccatttccaacagactcctagcatcgctacgagtgagaaagcctcaccgtagtcaactccttgaacttgtcggaaaacatcttaacgacaagtcgagctttcttaatggtgattcttaccatcattgtctgtgttccttttaaaatccatctgtacccaacggccttacgaccatcaagtatttcttccaaagtcatggatcctttctcggattttatggcctcgagccattcgtcggaatccgggcccaccatcgcttctccatagctcgtaggttcattgttgtctagcaacatgacctctaagacaggattgcgtaccactctgaagtagtacgcatcctttgtcaccctacgaggtacggtagtgacttgatccgaaacttcatgatcactatcataagcttctacttcaattggtgtaggcatcacgggaacaacttcctgtgccctgctacacactagttgaagtgatggttcaataacctcatcaagtctccaccatcctcccactcaattcccgagacaaacctttcctcgagaaaggacccaattcaagaaacaatccctattgctttcggatctgaattaggaggtatacccaactgttttgggtgtcctatgaagatgcattttatccgctttgggttcgagcttatcaacctgaaaccttttttacataagcgtcgcagccccaaacttttaagaaacaacaatttaggtttctccaaaccatagttcggtgtcgtctcaacggaattatgtggtgccctattaaagtgagtgcgcttgtctctaatgcctaacccatgaacgatagtggtaattcgataagagatatcatggtacgcaccatatccaatagggtgcaactatgatgttcggacacaccatcacactatggtgttccaggcggtattaattgtgaaacaatttccacaatgtcttaattgtgtgccaaagctcgtaacttagatactcatctctatgatcatatcatagacattttatcctcttgtcacaatgatcttcaacttcactctgaaattacttgaaccattcaataattcagacttgtgtttcatcaagtaaatatacagtatctacttaaatcatctgtgaagtaaaacataacgatattcactgcatgcctcagcactcattggactgcacacatcaaagtgtgttacttccaacaagttgctatcttgttcc encodes:
- the LOC119349560 gene encoding uncharacterized protein LOC119349560, whose amino-acid sequence is MEADKKPHSQPQQSWSDLPLEMAGQVLSLLPAYADRARFAAVCPQWRAAARQLQPPPLPLISLPDGTFYSLMYDKPFRFPDCGFQGYKNVCGSWLVFSRAHGCFLVDPFSRATVALPALSSVRLRPPNAVAKWSEYGGPKFADPYITWMHINDSEELRISKLIMCSPHLVAALVGIGHTSQILMCQPGALSWSVRAYDQCKDFEDMSFYQGKLYAIAKDENLLVVNISEDHSTGDPQVSWIGQAIRGDSPPWYSCVFDDNSMALKKLYLVESRGMLLMVRRTIWCQFPEPGEGNEVIAGKNEFEVFQADFQRSRWVKVSTVGDDQVLFVGRKCSRSMSVSQYGLPGDRIFFLDDDEDNRIEYAYEEENTSFGVYSMRSRSIRSGDPNISWKRCAEMYLAAWLFPQDR